The genomic stretch GGAGAAACTAGGTCTAAAGGTAAATATGTCAAAGAGTAAGGTGGATAGACCGAGCGGTCTTAAATACCTCGGATTTGGATTTTACTTTGACAGTAGAGCACATCAGTATAAAGCAAAGCCACATGCAAAATCAGTAGCGAAGTTCAAGGCAAGAATGAAACAGATTACTTGTAGAAGTTGGGGAGTAGGAAATGACTACAAAGTAAAGAAACTCAATGAACTTATCAGAGGGTGGATTAACTACTTCAAAATCGGAAGTATGAAAACGCTCTGTGCAAAGATGGATAACAACATTCGCTATCGACTGCGTATGTGCATTTGGAAACATTGGAAAACACCACAGAACAGAGCTAAGAATCTTATAAAATTAGGCGTACCGGGTTGGTCAGCATGGAAAATGGCATACCTACATGGATATGCAAAGCCAGCAAGATGTCGAGATGTACACCAAGCAATAAATAACAAGAGATTAGCCTCATTTGGACTAATCTCAATGTTAGATTACTACACCGAAAGGTGTTACTTGTTAAGTTGATTGAACCGCCGTGTACCGAACGGTACGCACGGTGGTGTGAGAGGTCGAAAATTTCTCAATTAGAGGAATTTTCTCCTACTCGATTATGGGGTTTAGCCTGTTGGGCGTAAGTGGCCTTCTCTTTAGGATAGATACGGTAGTTTTCTGGTTGAAAAAAGTAGATGATTGTAAATATGAATTGTGATATAATGAGTTAAAAAGTTATAAAAAAAAAGCTATAAAATATAAAGGCGATTCGTATCATCTGTGCAAGATTCACTAGGAGCGATGTGGATTTATGAATCCCAAATTAGTGCTAAGCGATGGGTGGTTCGCACAGGATAAGAAATTTTTAAGGAAAGGAAAATATGTAACATGGCAATAGATAAGAAAGGAAATCTTTCTCAATTCGCAGCCGATTATGTTCGCCAGGAGATTCTTCAGGGAAGGTTCAAGCATAAGGAAAAAATTGTAGAACAGGAGCTTGCAGAGAAATTAGGGATGAGCAGGGGACCTGTGCGGGAAGCGCTAAAAATATTGATGCACGAAGGTTTTGTAGAATATGAAGCCAATAAAGGCTGTACCGTGACTCTTCTCTCTCCTAAGGAAGCATATGAGATATTTTTTCTTAGGGGAAGTTTGGAAAAGATCGCGTTGGAATTATGCGACGGTCATCTTCTAAAAGATTGTATATTTCTAATGGAAGAAGCTCTGGAAGGGATGATCTGTGAGGATGAACTGGGGGACATGCCCCGTCTGGTTAGCTGTGACGAACTGTTTCATAAGCAGATTCTTAAGTCCGGTCAGATGGAACGGCTGATAAAGTTGTGGGAGAGTATGAGCCCCATGAATGGTGCCATGTTTCTGACTGCAAGAAACAGCAGGAATAACAGTGCCATGAATGAGCTTTTGAAGGAAAAGTATGTTGTTAATGGTCCAACATCCACATATGAAATTCACAAAGAACTTTTAGAAGTAATCAAGATGGGAGATTTGGAAAAATCCAAACAAGCACTGGATAACCACTACCAGGCAACCGGAGAGCGGATTTACCGTATTGGTATGAAGCTGGAGAATAAAGAGTTATTTTTTTCATAGTTATAATTGGCTGATAAAAAATCAGAGATCTTTTTGACCGTGGTCAGAGATCTCTGATTTTTTATTATTCTTTGGAATTTTTGGGATATTGATTCAGAATATGACAAATATACTGCATCTCCTTTCCCCCATATCTTTGATCGCAGGGCAGCGATAACACATGGTCATAGATATATGCCGCATCAGGATGGCCGGTTAATTGAACAGAAGAAGGAATCGGCCAGTATGCAGTGCTGCTTATACCGTTAGCCGTCAGATAGTCCTGGATTTGTTTCCGGTTTTTTGCAAAGAAAGTAAAGTGACTGGGGACAGTTTCTTCTGCAAGCTCAGGAAAGACTATGGTAAGATCCGGTGAGAGCATCAGGTGTTCCAGAAGATAACGATAATTTTCCCGGCGTTTCCGTCGGATGGTATCAACATCGATGTGTTTTATGATATTGATTGATTCCGGATCGCTTTCATAG from Lacrimispora sphenoides JCM 1415 encodes the following:
- a CDS encoding GntR family transcriptional regulator, giving the protein MAIDKKGNLSQFAADYVRQEILQGRFKHKEKIVEQELAEKLGMSRGPVREALKILMHEGFVEYEANKGCTVTLLSPKEAYEIFFLRGSLEKIALELCDGHLLKDCIFLMEEALEGMICEDELGDMPRLVSCDELFHKQILKSGQMERLIKLWESMSPMNGAMFLTARNSRNNSAMNELLKEKYVVNGPTSTYEIHKELLEVIKMGDLEKSKQALDNHYQATGERIYRIGMKLENKELFFS